Proteins co-encoded in one Hymenobacter swuensis DY53 genomic window:
- a CDS encoding RNA polymerase sigma-70 factor produces the protein METTTPSTENLLQRMATADDRQAFGLFFTRYHAPLVTFALQYVKARELAEEVVSDVFLKLWNKRETLPAIQSITSYLYVAVKNQALNYRLRVENQPTLALDDVITEHPVDIMTPERTLLTQELQADITRAVNSLPPQCQAIFRLVREDGLKYKEVADIMGLAPKTVDVQMGIAIKKISVALRQHLADQSRPGRTLRIAGLWLPLLLSVASG, from the coding sequence ATGGAAACCACCACCCCCTCTACCGAAAACCTGCTACAGCGCATGGCTACGGCCGATGACCGACAGGCATTCGGGCTATTCTTCACGCGCTATCATGCCCCTTTGGTCACGTTTGCCCTGCAGTATGTGAAAGCCCGGGAGCTGGCCGAGGAAGTGGTATCGGATGTCTTTTTGAAGCTTTGGAACAAACGGGAAACGTTGCCAGCCATTCAGAGCATTACCAGCTACCTCTACGTAGCGGTAAAAAACCAGGCCCTTAACTATCGACTCCGGGTGGAGAACCAGCCCACCCTGGCACTCGATGATGTCATTACCGAACACCCGGTAGACATCATGACGCCGGAGCGGACTCTGCTGACCCAAGAGCTACAGGCCGATATTACGCGGGCCGTAAACTCGTTGCCGCCCCAGTGCCAGGCGATTTTTCGGCTGGTGCGCGAAGATGGCCTTAAGTACAAGGAAGTAGCCGATATCATGGGACTGGCCCCCAAAACGGTGGATGTACAGATGGGTATCGCCATAAAGAAGATCAGCGTGGCGCTGCGCCAGCACTTGGCTGACCAGTCGCGACCGGGCCGTACGCTACGCATTGCGGGGCTGTGGCTGCCGCTGTTGCTGTCGGTAGCGAGCGGGTAG
- a CDS encoding FecR family protein, which yields MELSVIHELIGKELAGELTGSEQEILTAWLAQASADERAIYEATRHYWQAPVPTRITPSDTATALQNLLNQLPDTGSELLPAAPEASIIRLQPTQAVPWWRSRVAAAVGTVLAASTLSYGLYHRLTTPAGVPFAYEEQSTPRGATAKVLLADGTVVWLNAESRLWFPKKFSTGERHVYLQGEAYFEVSSNLRQPFVLHIEQEQVRVLGTAFNVKAYPEESTVQTAVVEGKVAFIRPADTPEASDTLYVTANQLGVYAKPTTSMHREVVDSRDYTAWNQGKLVFQETPLDEVARTLTRQYNLPVQLANEQMGKCRLTGRFQNQSLREVVQVLSMTGAFGFELSEERLVLTGPGCSRPVQTRR from the coding sequence ATGGAGCTATCAGTCATACATGAACTTATCGGGAAGGAGCTGGCCGGTGAACTGACGGGCTCCGAACAGGAAATCCTGACCGCGTGGCTGGCTCAGGCAAGTGCCGACGAGCGGGCCATCTACGAGGCCACCCGGCACTACTGGCAGGCACCTGTTCCCACTCGGATTACGCCATCTGACACCGCCACCGCCCTTCAGAACCTGCTCAACCAACTGCCCGACACGGGCTCGGAACTACTGCCAGCCGCGCCGGAAGCTTCTATTATTCGGCTGCAACCTACCCAAGCTGTTCCTTGGTGGCGCAGCCGTGTGGCCGCGGCCGTGGGCACAGTGCTGGCCGCCAGCACGCTGAGCTACGGCCTGTACCACCGCCTGACTACTCCTGCTGGCGTTCCTTTCGCGTACGAGGAACAATCAACGCCCCGCGGCGCTACGGCCAAGGTGCTGCTGGCCGACGGTACAGTGGTGTGGTTGAATGCCGAGAGCCGCCTATGGTTTCCGAAAAAATTCAGCACCGGTGAGCGCCACGTGTATTTGCAGGGGGAAGCGTACTTCGAGGTAAGCTCAAACCTGAGGCAGCCTTTCGTACTGCACATAGAACAGGAACAGGTGCGGGTGCTGGGCACGGCTTTCAACGTGAAAGCCTACCCCGAAGAATCAACGGTACAGACGGCCGTGGTGGAGGGCAAAGTAGCATTTATCCGCCCAGCCGACACGCCCGAGGCTTCCGATACGTTATATGTAACGGCCAACCAGTTGGGGGTGTATGCCAAACCAACAACATCCATGCACCGGGAAGTAGTCGACAGTCGTGACTACACTGCCTGGAACCAGGGCAAGCTTGTATTTCAGGAAACGCCGCTGGATGAAGTGGCCCGCACCCTGACGCGGCAGTATAACCTGCCGGTGCAGTTGGCCAACGAGCAGATGGGAAAGTGTCGTCTTACGGGCCGCTTCCAGAACCAGAGCCTGCGTGAAGTGGTGCAGGTGTTGTCGATGACGGGAGCGTTCGGGTTTGAGTTGAGCGAGGAACGGCTGGTACTTACCGGACCGGGCTGCAGCCGGCCGGTACAAACGCGGCGGTAA